GGCGGTATCACCACTGTCAACGTCAACCCCGGCTCTGGGAATCCGATAGGCGGCCTGGCAGTAGCGATGCATACGCACGGCCGGTATATCGAAGAAATGGTGTTGCGCTCCCCCAGCGGCCTAAAATCCGCGTTGGGTGAGAATCCCAAGAATGTTTATGATGAGAAGAAGAAAACTCCTTCCACCCGTTTGGGCACGGCGCTAGTGATCCGGCAGGCGTTTATGGCCGCACAGAACTGGCTGGCCCTGCCTGAGCCGCGGCCTCGGGACGCGCATATGGAAGCACTGGCCATGGTTCTGCGCCGTGAGATTCCCTGGCGTCAACATTGCCACCGAGCCGACGACATTGCTACAGCCATCCGGCTGGCTGATGAGTTTGGCTACGATCTTGTCATTGACCATGGCACTGAAGCCCACGTGTTGGGTGATGTTCTGGCCAAACGGGGTACCCCTGTGCTGATTGGTCCGCTGTTCACCACTAAGTCCAAACCGGAGCTACGCGCCCGGTCCATTGCGAATCCCGGAAAACTGGCAGAGGCTGGTGTTGAAATTTCCATCATTACCGACCACCCTGTTGTGCCTATCAACTTCCTGGCCCACCAAGCAAGTTTGGCGATCAAAGAGGGCCTGGATAGAACAACGGCGCTGAATGCCATCACCATCAACCCCGCAAAGGTTCTGGGCTTGGCAGAGCGGGTTGGCTCATTGCAGGTTGGCAAGGACGCGGACTTGGTCCTGTGGAGTGGGGACCCGCTAGATGTGATGCAACGGGCGCTGCAGGTCTTCATTGGTGGCAAACCGGTATACAAGTACGACGACGTGAGGCAACTGGGCGTCACAGCACCGCGGGTGTAACTTCCGCAGCGGGTGAAACTTCCGCAGGCACCGACTGCCCCTGCCAGCCGGTCTCCCAGCCTGCCAGCCCTAACCACAGAACCGGCCCGTGGCCAAGGCCCTATGCCCCGCATTGTAGCGGCGGATAGGGGTTCTTGGTCACGGGCCGGTGTTGTTTAACCTGTTGTTTGCGGGCTGGGCCCACACTCCTGGAACTCACGTAGCTCTTTTGATTTACGCAGGCTATTTAATGCGCAAAAGCTCAGCGATTACTAGGGTTATGCCGGAAGCTGCAGAACCGCTCCGGTGAAGATGAGGTCAGGGTGGATAACGGTGCCTGCGTTGGCTTGGAAGAGCGTCTCCCAGCCACCGTCGATGCCCAGCTTGTCGGCGATGCTCGCCAAGGTGTCACCGGATTCGATGGTGTAGCTCTCCCCGCTCAGGGCAATCTGGACCGGGGCAGGTGCCTGTGCAACTGGAGCCTGAGCAACAGGGGCCTGCTGGACGTACGTCTCAACGGGAACCTGCTGCTGGGGTACGATCTCCCCGGACTGCGCGGCTACGGGTGCTGGTGCTGCGGGCACTGCGGCAGGCGAATATGCGGCTCCGCCCCCGCCGCTAAG
This genomic window from Arthrobacter sp. TMP15 contains:
- a CDS encoding amidohydrolase; translated protein: MSSSQPAPKPGFIPGRVTRRAAAPAGKPGSAALKTGISAAPTPNRGGKKPVPAGKKTPDTATISAAIREAAAAAKKRVLAITNAHVVPVEGDPFNGTLLVESGKILALGASVQVPDGADVLDAKGQWLLPGFIDAHVHLGMHPEGEVSSTSDVNEMTDPVMAAVRAIDAVDPFDPGFDDALAGGITTVNVNPGSGNPIGGLAVAMHTHGRYIEEMVLRSPSGLKSALGENPKNVYDEKKKTPSTRLGTALVIRQAFMAAQNWLALPEPRPRDAHMEALAMVLRREIPWRQHCHRADDIATAIRLADEFGYDLVIDHGTEAHVLGDVLAKRGTPVLIGPLFTTKSKPELRARSIANPGKLAEAGVEISIITDHPVVPINFLAHQASLAIKEGLDRTTALNAITINPAKVLGLAERVGSLQVGKDADLVLWSGDPLDVMQRALQVFIGGKPVYKYDDVRQLGVTAPRV
- a CDS encoding transglycosylase family protein produces the protein MAVAGTGANAADGGTWDALAQCESGGNWATNTGNGFSGGLQFTPSTWAAFGGAGAPENATRAQQIAVAENVQAGQGWGAWPSCAAQLGLSGGGGAAYSPAAVPAAPAPVAAQSGEIVPQQQVPVETYVQQAPVAQAPVAQAPAPVQIALSGESYTIESGDTLASIADKLGIDGGWETLFQANAGTVIHPDLIFTGAVLQLPA